TCTCGGGCTTCAGTTGTCCGCATGACGCCTTGACGCCGCGGGCGTGCGCTTGTGATGCTCAGTGTACGACGACCAAACGCGTCAGCCGGAAGCCGAGTCGAACCGGGCAGCGTGCGCTGTCCGCCGAAGGGATGGCGGTCAAGCAATGAACAGTATGTGGCGTGCCTCAGTAGTGCTGATCGTGGCGCTCGCGCTTGTCGCACTTCCCGGCTGCGCCGGTGACGACGAGAGCGGCCTCGACCAACCCTCGGCGACACAGAACGAGAGTGCCGAAACGGGTACCGGGCAGGACCAGGCACAGGCCGAGACAGAGGTCTCGGGGCGCCCCGCCGAGTTCCCGAACGACGTTCCGGTGCATCCGGGCACGGTGACCGCGTACGACCCCATGGCAGTGACCGAGTCCACGACCGTCCACCAGCTCACCGTCGAGTCGGCAGCATCGTTTGACGACGTCATCGCATGGTACGAGACCGAACTCCCTGCTGGCTGGTCGGTCGGATTCCTGGAGCAGGACGACGAGAGTGGCGGTCGTGAGGGGAAGATCGCCCTAAACGGCGGCAGCTACACGCCCGCGAGCCCGGAGGGACTCGGTGGCGGCGTGATCATCGGCGTCTTTGAGGGAGACACGACCCAGATCGTCACGACCGTCACGGTCATGGCGCCGTAGGTTCGGCGCGATCCGCAACCAGAATCCACCGGACCTAGGGTAACTTCTAACCGAACAGGACCCGTGGAGCGCTCGTCTGAAGCAGGAGGGGGTGGGGTCATGGGCGTGCAGTGGATAGACCATGCGGGCAAACGCATCCTCTACGTGGACTACTCCCAATGCAAGACCGAAGAGGAGATGCTGGCGATCTACGAGATGCAGGCGCAGCAGATGCGCCTGCAGCCCAGGACGTCGCTCGTGCTCTCGAGCTTCGGCGGCGCATCGATCGGCAGCGCGTACATGAAGCGCGTGAGCGAGGGTGGCCGGACCCAGGGCGACCTGTTGCTCGACAAGGCGGCGTTCCTGGGCGTTGATGGCCTCAAGGGAATCCTGTTCGACGGCTACGTCAGAGTCACGGGCCTCGGAGACAAGGTCAAGACCTTCGACAACGAGGCCGACGCACTCGCCTGGCTCACGAACGACTAGTCACGCGCGGCCAGACCCAGGCCACTGTTCGTCCCGCCCGCCGAGTGAACGGCGCTCCCCAGGGCCCTAGCGGCGGGTGGCGACAGCCCCCTCCAGAGTGACGGGCATGCGCCACGGACGCTTCAGGCGATACGGCGCCGCATCCGTGAATCCTGCGGCGATCAGCGAGTCCATGAGCACGTCGCTGTCTCTCATGTTCTTCAGTTCCAGGGCCGGGTTGCCCGGCTTGGTGTCCGGCAACGGTATGAGCGGACGCCCGAAGTCCCAGACGCTGATGCGCCCGCCGGAAACGAGCACTCGTCGGGCCTCGGCGAGGAAACTGAAGTAGGGCTCGTCGTCCAGGTGCTTGACCATGGCATTCGCCATCAGCAGATCGAAGGACGCATCGGGAAACGGTAGCTGCACAGCGGAACAGACTCGTAGGTCCACGGTGGTCTCGGGAGAGACGATGCTTGCCAACCGACGCCGCGCGTCTTCGACCATCAGGCTGCTCACGTCCACGCCGGCCAGCACTTCGGTGCCGTGACCGCGTGAGTAGAGATCCGCCAGCCACAGCCCGGTCCCGCATCCCGCGTCCAGCACGCGTGCGTAGGGTCCGCCCGCGAGACTCTCCAGGACTGTGGGCACTTCAATCGGTCGACGCCTGCGAAGGTACCAGCGCATGTACCACGAGAATGGTCCGAAACCCCTCAGTCCACGCTCGTAGCCCTTACCGATTGCGATCTCATCCGGTTGCATGTGACGACCGCCCTTCCCCCGAGTCACGGTAGGCTGCAGCTGCCCGCCGAAGCCTCGCGGTCCAGCCTACAGCGTCGGCGCATCAGCTGGAAGCACCTGTCAGCAGACGCGAGGCGTAGCGGAGATAGACCACGCCATCGGAGAAGCGACGCTCGTCGAGCAACGTCAGGTCAAGCCGGACGTGGCCGGGGAGGAAGGGCAGTCCTC
The Coriobacteriia bacterium genome window above contains:
- a CDS encoding class I SAM-dependent methyltransferase; this encodes MPTVLESLAGGPYARVLDAGCGTGLWLADLYSRGHGTEVLAGVDVSSLMVEDARRRLASIVSPETTVDLRVCSAVQLPFPDASFDLLMANAMVKHLDDEPYFSFLAEARRVLVSGGRISVWDFGRPLIPLPDTKPGNPALELKNMRDSDVLMDSLIAAGFTDAAPYRLKRPWRMPVTLEGAVATRR